The window AGCAACACCAGCGATTGCTAAACTTTGAGCAACAACAATTGGTTCAAAAAACCATGCAATAGACCCGATCATGCGGCTTCCTGTTGTGGGTAGGGCTATTTTCATGAGTTCGTTAAATGTTTGCTTTCCTTCACCGACAAAAGTAAAGAACTTTTTACGTAATCGGAATTTCTTTTTCGTTTTGAACATGAAAAGCATATATAGAAGGGACATTAATTCCCCGATAACAGCTGATAACATGGCACCGGCTGCGGCATACTCAATTCCGTATGGTAACAATGCTTTTGTAAAGGCAGCTACTAAAGAAATACGTACAACTTGTTCTATAACTTGGGAAATGGCAGACGGCTTCATATTTTGTTTTCCTTGGAAATAACCGCGCAGAACCGATGAAATAGCAATGATAGGTACAACAGGTGCAATTGCCAATAACGGATAATACGTTCTTGCATCAGTAAAAAGATGATTTGATAAATATGGTGCCAAAAGAATCATGGCTGGAGTGAAGATAAGACTTAACGTACCAGTAGTCGCTAAAGAGACGACTAAAATCTTTTTTACTTTACGTCTGTCCCCTTGAGCTTCCGCTTCCGCAATAAGTTTCGAGATGGCGACAGGTAAACCTAATTGAGTGATGGTAATGGTTAAAACGAGAGTAGGTACAGCCATCATATACAAGCCGACCCCTTCTTCACCGATGAAGCGGGCGACAACTATTCGATTAATAAACCCTAAAATTCTCGTAATAAACCCTGCAAAAATAAGGATTAATGTTCCTTTAATAAAGGTTTGTTTTGTCATTAGTTTCCCTGCCTTTATTTAAAAAGTTTTCATCATAAATGTGAATCAATACGTACTACCACTATATGCTTGTACATTGGCCAAGCATGACAAGTATAGGAAAAAACAAAGGAGGTATTTATTTATGGGGACAAAAAAAGAACATGCATACGATTTGTTTCGTTTTGATTTAGAGCCTGTTTTACAAAGTAAAATGGAAGAGTTTCATATGCTAGGGTACGACAAAGTGACAGTAGGTGACGTATGGGAGTGTATGACGAAGAAAAAATGGAAAAAGCCAGAATCAAAACAGTTACACGAATTAGTATCGGATGTATACAGATTGAAAATTGTGGATTACATGAGTTACATAACGATTGAAGCATATAAAGCACCTAACTATTTTGAATCGGTAAAAGATTCGTGATATGTCTTTAAGTGTCTAATTGACACGTGTTGTTAGTTGTTTCATAATGAGAATATTAGTTTTATTTGAACTTATACATACTTTACATGCAGCGATTGAAAAGTGGTTGTACACATCGAAGGAGGATTTAAGACAATATGGTTAAAAGAGGCCGGATTGTTGCGTTCTTTTTGCTTCTAATTTTATTAGCAAGTGTAATTGGAACGACGGCAAACCCGATTACGAAAGAAATTAAGCTAGGGTTAGATTTACAAGGTGGTTTTGAAGTACTTTACGAAGTTCTACCATTGCATGATGAAGACGAAATTAATCACGAAGTATTATCGAGTACTGTTAGTGCCTTAAATAAACGTATAAACGTTATTGGTGTAAGTGAGCCAAGGATTCAAATCGAGGGTGACGATAGAATTCGTGTGCAGCTTGCAGGTGTTGACGATCAAACAAAAGCACGTGAAATCTTATCTACAGAAGCAGTATTAACGTTCCGTGATGTGAATGACAACGTGTTGTTAGATGGTGCAGACCTTGTGCAAAATGGTGCAAGACAGTCGTTTGATAGTCAAACAAATGCTCCGATTGTAACGTTGAAATTAAAATCTGCAGAAAAATTTGGCGAGGTTACAAGAGACGTATTAAATATGGGTGTGGGTCAAAATCGGTTAGTTATTTGGCTTGATTTTGACGAAGGTGACTCTTATCAAGCGGAAAGAGGACAAGCAGAACCTAAGTTTCTATCAGCCCCAGTTGTAGAAAGAGTTTTAAACTATCAAGACATCCAAATTAATGGTGACTTTACTATTCAATCTGCTCAAGAGTTAGCAGACTTGTTAAATGCAGGTTCACTGCCTGTTCAGTTAGAAGAAATTTACTCTACATCTGTTAGTGCACAGTTTGGTGAAACAGCACTACAAAAAACAGTGTTTGCTGGTATTGTAGGGATAAGCTTAGTGTTCTTATTTATGTTAGTGGTATATCGTTTACCAGGTATGGTTGCGGTAGTAACATTAAGTGCCTATATTTTCTTCATTTTAGTAGTGTTTAACTGGATGAATGCGGTATTAACATTGCCAGGTATTGCGGCCCTTATTTTAGGGGTCGGTATGGCCGTTGATGCCAATATTATTACGTATGAGCGTATTAAAGAAGAAATAAAACTAGGAAAATCGACCATGTCGGCATTCCGTGCTGGTAATCGTAACTCCTTGTCCACGATTTTAGATGCGAATATTACAACACTATTAGCAGCAGGTGTTATGTTCGTTTATGGTACAAGCTCTGTTCAAGGGTTTGCGACGAT is drawn from Bacillus alkalisoli and contains these coding sequences:
- the secDF gene encoding protein translocase subunit SecDF; amino-acid sequence: MVKRGRIVAFFLLLILLASVIGTTANPITKEIKLGLDLQGGFEVLYEVLPLHDEDEINHEVLSSTVSALNKRINVIGVSEPRIQIEGDDRIRVQLAGVDDQTKAREILSTEAVLTFRDVNDNVLLDGADLVQNGARQSFDSQTNAPIVTLKLKSAEKFGEVTRDVLNMGVGQNRLVIWLDFDEGDSYQAERGQAEPKFLSAPVVERVLNYQDIQINGDFTIQSAQELADLLNAGSLPVQLEEIYSTSVSAQFGETALQKTVFAGIVGISLVFLFMLVVYRLPGMVAVVTLSAYIFFILVVFNWMNAVLTLPGIAALILGVGMAVDANIITYERIKEEIKLGKSTMSAFRAGNRNSLSTILDANITTLLAAGVMFVYGTSSVQGFATMLITSILLSFLTAVVGTRFLLGLWVNSRFLNDKPGYFGVKKEEVLDINQTTDDTEPPNRFTGLDFVKHRKKFFMFSGGMIVVGILLLAFLRLNLGIDFVSGTRVEIMAPTSLTAQEVTEELSTINYEPRDVVLAGTNNEIAVARFLDELNQVQIAEIKDHFEAKYGIEPNISTVSPTVGRELSMNAFIAVLIASIGIIIYVTIRFEWLFAAAAIVALFHDAFFILAFFSLVRLEVDITFIAAVLTIVGYSINDTIVTFDRIRENLKKKKRLKTFDDLAEVVNKSLQQTLVRSLNTVGTVIIAVLALQFLGSESITNFAVALLIGLVVGTYSSLFLAAQLWLVWKHKQLERQKRKPVVTDEDPEPQV
- the spoVB gene encoding stage V sporulation protein B, giving the protein MTKQTFIKGTLILIFAGFITRILGFINRIVVARFIGEEGVGLYMMAVPTLVLTITITQLGLPVAISKLIAEAEAQGDRRKVKKILVVSLATTGTLSLIFTPAMILLAPYLSNHLFTDARTYYPLLAIAPVVPIIAISSVLRGYFQGKQNMKPSAISQVIEQVVRISLVAAFTKALLPYGIEYAAAGAMLSAVIGELMSLLYMLFMFKTKKKFRLRKKFFTFVGEGKQTFNELMKIALPTTGSRMIGSIAWFFEPIVVAQSLAIAGVATVVATKQYGELVGFALPLLLLPSFITYSLSTSLVPAISEAAAKKNTLLIEHRLQQALRLCFVSGGIAVVLLYVYADPIMLLMYGTSNSAIYIKVMAPFFLFYYFQGPLQATLQALDLAKAAMINSLIGAVIKTALIFILATQIGIMGAALAIVIGIVLVTVLHMATIMKVLSYTFYVRDYVKSFITMGICVFSGKWMYGHLLLGASIGTRSILFVTITILLYILLLLIFGLVKKEELARIPFLKKFVR
- a CDS encoding post-transcriptional regulator, which gives rise to MGTKKEHAYDLFRFDLEPVLQSKMEEFHMLGYDKVTVGDVWECMTKKKWKKPESKQLHELVSDVYRLKIVDYMSYITIEAYKAPNYFESVKDS